The following proteins are co-located in the Echinicola sp. 20G genome:
- the tnpA gene encoding IS200/IS605 family transposase, with amino-acid sequence MGSINRRGNHTVSWLTVHIVWVTKYRYPVLRGDVQRRSRDLLKQICDAEDVRILQGVISNDHVHMHIEYSPKHSISDLVKRMKGRTSRRLQSDYPELSKRYWGRHFWAIGYGAWSTGNITDKMVEEYLEHHRDISNTDDQDNFILE; translated from the coding sequence ATGGGATCAATCAATCGTCGAGGAAACCATACAGTCAGTTGGTTGACAGTCCACATAGTTTGGGTTACCAAGTATCGTTATCCGGTACTACGAGGAGATGTTCAACGGCGCAGTAGGGATTTGCTGAAACAAATATGTGATGCAGAAGATGTTAGGATTCTTCAGGGCGTAATAAGTAATGATCATGTTCACATGCATATTGAATATAGCCCGAAACATTCCATTAGCGACTTGGTAAAGCGTATGAAGGGTCGAACTTCACGACGTCTTCAATCGGATTATCCAGAATTAAGCAAACGCTATTGGGGTCGCCATTTTTGGGCTATTGGTTATGGTGCTTGGAGTACAGGCAATATAACTGATAAGATGGTTGAGGAGTATTTAGAACATCATCGAGACATCTCGAATACTGACGATCAGGATAATTTTATCCTGGAGTAA
- a CDS encoding glycoside hydrolase family 97 protein, with product MDNFRIVSPNKELSLDIKLVENKLNYRIDQNGEERIGFSELEIFSNGNVSILGAEEIEKDDKWNPVWGQQSNIRDHFRELQLAVDFDGVRGKLLARVYDQGVAFRVVLDEGEKPTEGIFKLTYNFALESNYFFPKGETEPVGPVDFEGVNDILEQKKGKNISVPLVVESSGKSFIALLESDLFASQGIDPMHLGIADTKGKFESVNKVALNENEWTSPWRVILLGTSAGDLVTSTVPVNLATPSKLENTDWIKPGKTLWDWRVHGYTAPDGFVYNINTESYFRFIDFAAEKGIEYFLIDDSWYKHASAGHFELSDKLDLEKVIDYAAEKEVDLMLYYDRRHGEYGDDALFPYYKSLGMKGIKYGFMGSDVEFTRGAIQKSAESKLLIDFHDGPVPFTGIRRTYPNAITREYCHAQQDSRRAFTPESFIKMALINAITGPLDMNNGNFDLTGINNGLRQKGPREKHSYLSTVASEAARTLIVFSGLVCIPDAPEAYDAKSDLFEFIQKLPVGKWDESRVLHSSIGEYISTARRQGNEWFIGSVYNQQGGTLEIILDFLEAGQEYEVTFYEDTEETHCKTNPEAYQVRKGTVKKGDIIKAVMAPGGGHCMWIRPFK from the coding sequence ATGGATAATTTCCGAATTGTCTCCCCTAATAAAGAACTGTCACTGGATATAAAGTTGGTTGAAAATAAGCTGAACTACCGAATTGACCAAAATGGGGAGGAAAGAATTGGGTTTTCTGAATTAGAAATTTTTTCCAATGGGAATGTGTCCATCTTGGGGGCAGAGGAAATTGAAAAAGATGATAAATGGAATCCAGTTTGGGGGCAGCAGAGCAACATCCGGGATCATTTCAGGGAACTTCAATTAGCTGTTGATTTTGATGGAGTAAGAGGTAAACTGCTTGCCAGGGTTTATGACCAGGGAGTGGCTTTTCGGGTGGTTTTAGATGAGGGAGAAAAACCAACAGAGGGAATATTTAAACTTACTTATAATTTTGCATTAGAAAGCAATTATTTTTTTCCAAAAGGGGAAACAGAACCTGTGGGCCCAGTGGACTTTGAAGGGGTGAATGATATTTTGGAACAGAAAAAAGGAAAAAATATCAGTGTACCACTTGTGGTGGAATCTTCCGGTAAATCCTTTATTGCTCTATTAGAATCTGATCTATTTGCATCTCAAGGCATAGATCCTATGCATCTGGGGATAGCAGACACCAAAGGAAAGTTTGAGTCGGTAAACAAAGTAGCACTAAATGAAAACGAGTGGACCAGTCCCTGGAGGGTAATCCTTTTGGGTACATCTGCAGGGGATTTGGTGACCAGTACAGTTCCTGTAAATCTGGCCACACCGTCTAAACTGGAAAATACGGATTGGATAAAGCCAGGTAAGACTTTATGGGACTGGCGTGTTCATGGTTATACTGCTCCAGATGGTTTCGTTTACAACATCAATACCGAAAGCTATTTCCGTTTTATTGATTTTGCTGCAGAAAAAGGGATAGAATATTTTCTTATTGATGATTCCTGGTACAAACACGCCAGTGCTGGTCATTTTGAGTTGTCGGATAAGCTGGACCTGGAGAAAGTGATTGATTACGCAGCAGAAAAGGAAGTAGATCTAATGCTGTATTACGATAGAAGGCATGGTGAGTATGGGGACGATGCCCTTTTCCCTTATTACAAGTCTTTGGGAATGAAAGGCATCAAGTACGGATTTATGGGCAGTGATGTGGAGTTTACTAGAGGAGCGATCCAAAAAAGTGCAGAAAGCAAATTATTAATTGATTTTCATGATGGCCCGGTGCCCTTTACCGGTATCCGACGTACCTATCCCAACGCGATTACCCGGGAATATTGCCATGCACAGCAGGATTCACGCCGTGCCTTTACGCCTGAGTCCTTTATCAAAATGGCGCTGATCAATGCCATTACAGGTCCGTTGGATATGAACAACGGCAATTTTGATTTAACAGGTATCAACAATGGCTTGCGCCAAAAAGGACCCAGAGAAAAGCATTCTTATTTATCAACGGTAGCATCTGAAGCCGCCCGTACCTTGATTGTTTTCAGTGGCCTGGTTTGTATTCCAGATGCACCGGAAGCCTATGACGCTAAGTCGGATCTGTTTGAATTTATCCAAAAATTACCTGTGGGTAAATGGGATGAAAGTCGGGTACTTCATTCCAGTATCGGTGAGTATATCAGTACTGCAAGGAGACAGGGAAATGAGTGGTTTATCGGCAGTGTCTATAACCAGCAGGGAGGAACGCTGGAGATCATACTTGACTTCTTGGAAGCAGGTCAGGAATATGAGGTGACTTTTTATGAGGACACAGAAGAAACCCATTGCAAAACCAATCCTGAAGCCTATCAGGTGAGGAAGGGTACAGTGAAAAAAGGCGATATCATAAAAGCGGTAATGGCTCCAGGAGGAGGACATTGCATGTGGATCAGGCCATTCAAGTAA
- a CDS encoding glycoside hydrolase family protein: MKLFKVLLIGLTTMFVSNGLKAQSKQFADGWEYVGIAVSEPEYTVWGTSPVMDQEGKVHLFVARWKGTTVEPGWRSGSEIAHYVGEGPEGPFVFSDVAIAGTGLDTWDRFGAHNPAIHFINGKYVLLYIANDNPKPPIHPSNQKIGMAVSESPYGPWKKVNKDGLILDVPKNPDYWNHKATNGVNNPALLKHPNGGYFLYFKSEKARMGLAVSENLEGPYVQLPFPVTSNESNIEDGYAFMHEGKFALLTTDNHGIIEEGGGLLWLSDDGITFEKYEKGFHRINAYLPIDMSKVAVHYGPKNRPYAKFERPQLLMVEGKPQYLYLPSGTNVFGGDYTVSYILKSKE, encoded by the coding sequence ATGAAATTATTTAAAGTATTGTTGATAGGGCTCACAACAATGTTTGTTTCAAATGGACTTAAAGCCCAGAGTAAGCAGTTTGCTGATGGGTGGGAATATGTTGGAATTGCTGTCAGTGAGCCCGAGTATACAGTATGGGGAACTTCTCCTGTAATGGATCAGGAAGGAAAAGTCCATCTTTTTGTGGCCAGGTGGAAAGGGACTACCGTGGAGCCGGGATGGCGGTCTGGAAGTGAAATAGCCCATTATGTAGGAGAGGGGCCGGAAGGGCCGTTTGTTTTTTCGGATGTGGCTATTGCAGGAACCGGTCTGGATACATGGGATAGGTTTGGTGCCCATAACCCTGCCATCCATTTTATAAATGGTAAATACGTATTATTATACATTGCCAATGATAATCCCAAACCGCCCATACATCCATCCAACCAAAAGATAGGAATGGCAGTTTCAGAAAGTCCTTATGGACCCTGGAAAAAAGTGAACAAGGATGGGTTGATATTGGACGTCCCCAAAAATCCTGATTATTGGAACCATAAAGCCACAAACGGGGTGAACAACCCCGCGCTTTTGAAGCACCCCAATGGGGGCTATTTTTTATATTTTAAATCTGAGAAAGCCAGAATGGGACTTGCAGTATCGGAAAATTTGGAAGGTCCTTATGTTCAACTTCCTTTTCCTGTAACCTCTAATGAATCGAATATTGAAGATGGTTATGCTTTTATGCATGAAGGTAAATTTGCCTTGCTGACGACGGATAACCATGGGATAATCGAAGAAGGAGGTGGTCTGTTGTGGCTATCTGATGATGGGATTACTTTCGAGAAATATGAAAAAGGATTTCATCGAATCAATGCCTATCTCCCAATAGACATGTCGAAAGTGGCTGTTCACTATGGCCCCAAAAATCGTCCATATGCCAAGTTTGAGCGTCCTCAGCTGCTGATGGTTGAAGGGAAGCCACAGTACCTTTATTTGCCCTCAGGTACTAATGTGTTTGGCGGAGACTATACGGTAAGTTATATCCTAAAATCAAAAGAGTAA
- a CDS encoding DUF4127 family protein: MKITLLIFLGVFIGLGSQSVLAQDAQNDTDQKVIFIPLDDRPPCLQFPVRMAEIASTTLITPPMGLLGNLQSPGKSDEIISWLLAQDYTDVKAVIIAADMVAYGGLVASRVQKVDQAIALERLKVLEAIKKLAPTVPVYVQSVIMRLAPTADGKNERYREALAKWAEISVKEDESSKKDISELEKVIPLKALNDYQEARKRNLSVNKLMINYVKHGLIDYMILSQDDAKPEGVHVKEKQGLLADIKQAQLEDKIIVQAGTDEVAMLLLARMINESTGTFPKIKPVYSSQSMSEEIMPFEDRPLNITVSSHIKAVGGVPVSDEEEADLFYYVYTSRKIDGASEAFVKEIDQALQQGKRLIIADIDPVGDVQGGSGSFTSMLEEMGCMDKVYGYASWNTPGNTIGTALPQAILYFNGLKLANSDKQETMKVKKSQYWFTLHRMINDYYYNNLIRSDLNRYFNQEGKSSTLGTEEVVRKMEEMAKESIEDELAHLEKVFFGKDLSYTIQQIEFSLPWKRTFEAYIDFKLVQPNTVNLE; the protein is encoded by the coding sequence ATGAAGATAACTCTTTTAATTTTTCTAGGAGTATTTATTGGGCTAGGAAGTCAATCTGTTCTTGCTCAAGACGCGCAAAATGACACGGATCAAAAGGTGATTTTTATTCCTTTGGATGACAGGCCTCCTTGCTTGCAGTTTCCAGTACGAATGGCAGAGATAGCATCCACCACTTTAATCACTCCGCCTATGGGCTTGTTGGGAAATTTGCAATCACCTGGTAAATCTGACGAAATTATTTCCTGGCTATTAGCTCAAGATTATACTGATGTAAAAGCGGTGATTATTGCAGCGGATATGGTGGCATATGGCGGATTAGTGGCGAGTAGGGTTCAGAAGGTTGATCAAGCTATTGCTTTGGAAAGGCTCAAAGTGCTGGAAGCAATAAAGAAACTAGCACCAACTGTACCAGTTTATGTCCAAAGTGTCATCATGCGTTTGGCCCCGACTGCTGATGGAAAAAATGAAAGGTATAGAGAAGCATTGGCCAAGTGGGCTGAGATTTCTGTAAAAGAGGATGAAAGTTCAAAAAAAGATATTTCTGAATTGGAAAAGGTCATCCCTTTGAAGGCCTTAAATGACTATCAGGAAGCTAGGAAAAGGAATCTTAGTGTCAATAAATTAATGATTAACTATGTTAAACATGGGCTCATAGATTACATGATCCTATCTCAGGATGATGCAAAGCCTGAGGGTGTCCATGTAAAGGAAAAGCAAGGCCTTTTAGCAGATATAAAGCAGGCTCAATTAGAAGATAAGATCATTGTCCAAGCTGGAACAGATGAGGTGGCTATGTTGCTTTTGGCCAGAATGATCAATGAAAGTACTGGGACTTTTCCAAAGATCAAACCTGTCTATTCTTCCCAAAGTATGTCGGAAGAAATCATGCCTTTTGAGGATCGTCCTTTAAATATTACGGTTTCCAGTCATATTAAAGCAGTAGGAGGAGTTCCGGTAAGCGATGAAGAGGAGGCAGATTTGTTTTATTATGTTTATACTTCTAGAAAAATAGATGGAGCATCGGAGGCATTTGTAAAAGAAATAGATCAAGCACTTCAACAAGGTAAGCGTTTGATCATTGCTGATATTGATCCCGTGGGAGATGTGCAAGGAGGGTCAGGGAGTTTCACGAGCATGCTAGAGGAAATGGGTTGTATGGATAAAGTGTATGGTTATGCATCATGGAATACTCCGGGCAATACCATTGGGACAGCGCTGCCTCAGGCTATCTTGTACTTTAATGGATTAAAGTTGGCCAATTCAGATAAGCAGGAAACCATGAAGGTTAAAAAGTCCCAATATTGGTTTACCCTACATCGCATGATCAATGACTATTACTATAATAACCTTATTCGAAGTGATTTAAATAGGTATTTTAACCAAGAGGGAAAAAGCTCAACTTTGGGTACTGAAGAAGTCGTCAGGAAAATGGAGGAAATGGCTAAAGAATCAATTGAGGATGAATTGGCGCATTTAGAAAAAGTGTTTTTTGGAAAGGATCTATCCTACACAATCCAACAAATTGAATTTTCACTTCCTTGGAAAAGAACTTTTGAGGCTTATATAGATTTCAAATTGGTTCAGCCTAATACCGTGAACCTAGAATAA
- a CDS encoding RagB/SusD family nutrient uptake outer membrane protein, with amino-acid sequence MKLTMKKYIYTGLLSSMFVMGTGCSGFLDEEDPSNLTPESFYTIPDHAEAAIASVYDNSRFYGDGAGIFSSNWQLLEAPTGTSTTETAQNSDLNNLYSLTWDGNTGHVKNWWRGIYRLIAQANLVLDKVPGITPMDEAQKTKILGEARFFRAWAYFYAVRLWGDVPLVLTPQTATSEDFFPIRETQENVYAQIIEDLKIAESAGLGWMNSSGRISTAAAKGLLAKVYLTMAGYPLNKGSEYYQLAASKAKEIIDNPSEIGLFDTYYEVHDESLGNTKEHLFSIQYNDLVAGNPMGNMFPNFKPVSYRGPSGTGSTVPTRSFFESYEAGDKRTTDQEGYFYTTYYTNGNGEPFDLGAPYIFKHFNITANGSPGVAGTAKDNLNVPMLRYAEVLLIYAEAQNEIGNGPNVDAYNALKSIRDRAELTTAAMGTFDQNSFREAVWRERWYEFCYEGITWFDMVRLRKVFNETTKGFDDFVGHTNLSSDQTLQEKHYLFPLPIPEMQNNPNLTPQNPGYPGPAGS; translated from the coding sequence ATGAAACTTACCATGAAAAAATATATATATACAGGTCTTCTTAGCAGTATGTTTGTGATGGGGACTGGCTGTTCAGGATTTTTGGATGAAGAGGATCCATCCAACTTGACACCTGAGAGTTTTTACACCATTCCTGACCATGCTGAAGCAGCGATAGCCTCCGTGTATGATAACTCAAGGTTTTACGGAGATGGAGCTGGTATCTTCTCTTCCAACTGGCAATTATTGGAAGCACCTACAGGGACTTCTACTACAGAAACCGCCCAAAACTCTGATTTGAACAATCTCTATTCCCTTACTTGGGATGGAAATACTGGTCATGTCAAAAACTGGTGGAGAGGCATATATCGATTGATTGCACAGGCAAACTTGGTTTTGGACAAGGTTCCGGGAATTACTCCAATGGATGAAGCACAGAAGACAAAAATCCTAGGTGAGGCAAGGTTCTTCAGGGCTTGGGCTTATTTCTATGCCGTTAGACTTTGGGGAGATGTCCCATTGGTGCTTACTCCACAAACTGCCACTTCAGAGGACTTTTTCCCTATTCGTGAAACACAGGAAAATGTCTATGCTCAAATTATTGAAGATTTGAAAATAGCAGAAAGTGCTGGTTTGGGTTGGATGAATTCCAGTGGAAGGATCTCTACTGCAGCAGCTAAAGGTTTGCTTGCCAAGGTTTACCTAACCATGGCTGGTTACCCACTGAATAAGGGTAGCGAATATTATCAGTTGGCTGCTAGCAAAGCAAAGGAGATCATTGATAATCCGAGTGAAATAGGGCTTTTTGATACTTATTACGAAGTTCATGATGAAAGCCTTGGGAACACCAAAGAGCATCTGTTCAGCATTCAATATAACGACCTAGTGGCAGGTAACCCAATGGGCAATATGTTCCCTAACTTTAAGCCAGTTTCTTATCGTGGTCCATCTGGCACAGGAAGTACCGTGCCTACTCGTTCGTTCTTCGAATCGTACGAAGCAGGTGACAAAAGGACAACCGATCAAGAAGGCTATTTCTATACTACCTATTATACCAATGGCAATGGAGAACCCTTTGATTTAGGTGCACCTTATATTTTCAAACACTTCAACATTACCGCCAATGGCAGTCCGGGAGTGGCTGGAACAGCCAAGGACAACCTTAATGTGCCGATGTTACGTTATGCCGAAGTTTTGCTAATTTATGCTGAGGCTCAAAATGAAATAGGAAATGGGCCAAACGTTGATGCTTATAATGCCTTGAAATCCATTAGGGATAGGGCGGAATTGACAACTGCTGCTATGGGAACTTTTGACCAGAATAGTTTCCGCGAAGCTGTGTGGAGAGAAAGATGGTATGAGTTCTGTTATGAAGGGATCACTTGGTTTGATATGGTACGTCTCCGCAAAGTATTCAACGAAACCACTAAAGGGTTTGATGACTTTGTAGGACATACCAATTTAAGTTCAGACCAGACCTTGCAGGAGAAGCATTACTTGTTTCCTCTTCCAATACCAGAAATGCAGAACAATCCGAATCTTACTCCTCAGAACCCAGGATATCCCGGCCCAGCAGGTAGTTAA
- a CDS encoding TonB-dependent receptor has product MKLNLQKTIYMLSRYFLCVFVAQLMLINLVSATSVNGQYKPIDKVWVKIEKESISLGQFFKTIESQTTYNFLYDRKSIDTNSKVVLTQNTGSVESFLIQVSKQSKLRFRQVNNSIDVKEDDSASPVLIKKEERVADVTGTVVDQNGEPLPGVTVVIQGTTVGTVTDVDGKFSIDVPDGGVLVFSFIGYEDKVVEVGNQNQLRVILSENLSDLDEVVVVGYGTQKRSDLTGSVGSVTTDELLQRPATSINQSIAGRIPGVQVNVNSGRPGGKTNIRVRGFSSINSSNNPLFVVDGVQLPVGNQAERSNAIDYINPSDIISVEVLKDASSTAIYGARGANGVILITTKKGKSGEGRITYTAEFSTNTYGPNKPEVLNTQQYMEVEQLAWENMEKFDPEGWAAGKWTYLNPALKRTDPRIFDSNGNPYYDTDWIKESTQSKLSQNHQLNFSGGSDRTTYSLSLGYRNDEGLYINSFLTRYSGRLTVDTKVKDWLTVGTSLSYNYQSENVVDYNDQVPRRMVEDFPFLPVYYEDGTYADNRDYPYAEGTMSSVHNLMERTFILNTQTLLGSVFANINLGKDLEFRTVLGSNVITRETDRYEGRTIQIGSQGRAWLANERETFWSFENYLTYKKTFSEIHSFTGMLGISWQESNEFNMNMEARTYATDYFSYNNIGAGSNNLGVGSNDRREALNSYFGRFNYTLMNKYLFTLTGRMDGSSKFGDNNKYAFFPSAALAWRLSDEEFLKDHKVISNLKLRTSYGLTGNSEIPPYSSLSLLGSGYAAIINESRVGGTGINRLANPDLKWEKTSQYDFGLELELFKGRISFEADLYYRKTTDMLLDAPVPQTSGYATIRRNVGSMENKGLELSLNTINIDRPNFTWSTAFNISFNRNKVLSLATPADIFGVGGPGITNETSIIRVGEPAGAFWGLNRLGVWGIDEAAEAAEYTSYRNGLTILPGDIKYEDVNGDKAITDADRMIIGNGSPDGWGSFINNVRFRNFDLTLDLQFTYGNDIMDMNLHSSEDRQSLANSYTTVLNAWTPENQNTMIAQVRDTRAGYVTNVDSHWVQDGSFIRGRNLVVGYNFQKELINRLRLSNLRLYASTQNFFLIVNDEVIGDPEITPIRGNDSNNVFSQGMKWHEYPKPTVFLLGLQIGL; this is encoded by the coding sequence ATGAAATTAAACTTACAAAAGACAATATATATGTTGTCAAGGTACTTCTTATGTGTATTTGTTGCCCAACTAATGTTGATCAATTTGGTTTCTGCGACAAGTGTCAATGGCCAATATAAACCAATAGATAAAGTCTGGGTGAAAATTGAAAAGGAATCGATTTCATTGGGTCAGTTTTTTAAAACCATCGAAAGTCAAACGACCTATAACTTTCTATATGACAGAAAATCAATCGATACAAACAGTAAGGTGGTCCTCACTCAAAATACAGGATCAGTAGAGAGTTTTTTAATTCAAGTATCAAAACAATCAAAATTAAGGTTTAGACAAGTCAACAACAGCATTGATGTCAAAGAGGATGATAGTGCATCGCCTGTTTTGATAAAGAAAGAAGAAAGGGTAGCTGATGTAACCGGAACTGTAGTGGATCAAAATGGAGAGCCGCTTCCGGGTGTTACCGTTGTTATCCAAGGAACCACTGTTGGAACAGTAACAGACGTGGACGGTAAATTCTCAATCGATGTTCCAGATGGAGGAGTATTGGTATTTTCTTTTATAGGTTATGAAGACAAGGTTGTAGAAGTTGGAAATCAGAATCAACTGAGGGTTATTCTAAGTGAAAACCTTTCGGATTTGGATGAAGTAGTTGTGGTGGGTTACGGTACCCAGAAAAGATCAGATTTGACCGGTTCGGTCGGTTCGGTTACCACCGATGAATTGCTACAGCGTCCTGCCACTTCCATCAATCAATCCATTGCCGGTAGAATTCCTGGAGTTCAGGTCAATGTGAATTCCGGTCGTCCTGGCGGAAAAACCAACATTAGGGTAAGGGGGTTCAGTTCCATCAACTCTTCCAATAACCCACTGTTTGTAGTCGATGGAGTGCAATTGCCAGTAGGCAATCAAGCTGAGCGAAGTAATGCCATTGACTACATTAACCCGAGTGATATCATCTCTGTAGAAGTGCTTAAGGATGCTTCTTCAACTGCCATCTATGGAGCAAGAGGTGCTAACGGTGTTATTTTGATCACAACGAAAAAAGGAAAATCCGGTGAAGGTAGAATCACTTACACTGCGGAGTTCAGCACCAATACTTATGGTCCCAATAAACCTGAGGTATTAAATACCCAACAATATATGGAAGTGGAGCAGCTAGCTTGGGAAAACATGGAAAAATTTGATCCAGAGGGTTGGGCAGCAGGTAAGTGGACTTATTTAAATCCAGCTTTGAAGAGAACAGACCCTAGGATATTTGATAGTAATGGTAATCCTTATTATGACACGGATTGGATCAAGGAATCCACCCAAAGTAAGCTTTCCCAAAACCATCAGCTAAACTTCAGCGGTGGAAGCGATCGTACAACCTATTCACTGTCTCTAGGTTATAGAAATGATGAAGGTCTTTATATCAATTCCTTCCTTACTCGGTATTCTGGAAGGTTAACTGTCGATACCAAGGTTAAAGATTGGCTGACAGTTGGTACTTCGTTGAGCTACAACTACCAATCAGAAAATGTAGTGGATTACAATGACCAAGTGCCAAGAAGGATGGTAGAAGATTTTCCTTTTTTGCCGGTGTACTATGAAGATGGAACTTATGCAGACAACAGGGATTATCCCTATGCAGAAGGAACCATGAGTTCGGTTCATAACTTGATGGAAAGAACCTTTATTTTAAATACCCAAACGCTTTTGGGAAGTGTTTTTGCCAATATTAACCTTGGAAAAGACTTGGAGTTCAGAACTGTTTTGGGCTCTAATGTGATTACCCGGGAAACAGACAGGTACGAGGGTAGAACCATTCAGATTGGTTCACAAGGAAGGGCTTGGCTTGCCAATGAAAGGGAAACTTTTTGGTCATTTGAAAACTACCTGACCTATAAAAAGACTTTCTCTGAAATACATTCTTTCACTGGGATGCTGGGTATTTCTTGGCAGGAATCCAATGAATTCAATATGAATATGGAAGCCAGGACTTATGCTACCGATTATTTCTCTTACAATAATATCGGCGCAGGAAGTAATAACTTGGGGGTAGGATCAAATGATAGAAGAGAAGCACTTAATTCCTATTTTGGTCGATTCAACTATACTTTGATGAACAAATACCTCTTTACTTTAACTGGAAGGATGGATGGTTCTTCGAAGTTTGGTGATAACAATAAGTACGCTTTTTTCCCATCAGCAGCATTGGCTTGGAGATTGTCTGATGAGGAATTCTTGAAAGACCATAAAGTCATCTCCAACCTTAAGCTTAGAACAAGTTATGGACTTACCGGTAACTCCGAAATTCCTCCATATTCCTCTTTATCACTGCTTGGCTCGGGCTATGCGGCAATTATCAATGAATCTAGAGTAGGCGGAACAGGCATCAACCGTTTGGCCAACCCAGATTTGAAATGGGAGAAAACAAGCCAATATGATTTTGGATTGGAGTTGGAGCTTTTCAAAGGAAGAATATCATTTGAAGCGGACTTATACTACAGAAAAACCACAGATATGTTGTTGGATGCTCCTGTTCCGCAAACGAGCGGTTATGCTACCATTAGGAGAAACGTAGGTTCCATGGAAAACAAAGGGCTGGAACTGTCACTCAATACCATCAACATAGACAGACCTAATTTTACCTGGAGTACTGCTTTCAATATTTCCTTCAACAGAAACAAGGTGCTTTCTTTAGCAACTCCCGCTGATATTTTTGGAGTGGGTGGCCCAGGAATTACCAATGAAACAAGTATCATTAGGGTAGGAGAACCTGCAGGAGCCTTCTGGGGCTTAAACCGATTAGGAGTTTGGGGAATTGACGAAGCGGCTGAAGCTGCTGAATATACCAGTTATCGAAATGGCTTGACCATTCTTCCTGGTGATATTAAATACGAAGATGTGAATGGTGATAAAGCGATCACAGATGCTGACCGTATGATCATCGGAAATGGTAGTCCTGACGGTTGGGGTTCTTTTATAAACAATGTAAGATTCCGGAATTTTGACCTGACACTTGACCTACAGTTTACCTATGGTAATGACATTATGGACATGAACCTTCACTCTAGTGAAGACCGTCAGTCTTTGGCAAATAGTTATACTACTGTCTTGAATGCTTGGACTCCAGAAAATCAGAATACCATGATTGCCCAAGTGAGAGATACCCGTGCAGGTTATGTGACCAATGTGGATTCACACTGGGTTCAGGATGGTTCTTTTATCCGTGGTAGAAACCTGGTAGTGGGATATAACTTCCAAAAAGAATTGATCAACCGATTGCGTTTGAGTAACCTAAGACTTTATGCTTCAACCCAAAATTTCTTTTTGATAGTCAATGATGAAGTGATAGGTGACCCAGAGATTACGCCAATTAGGGGAAATGATAGCAATAACGTTTTCTCTCAAGGAATGAAGTGGCATGAATATCCAAAGCCTACCGTATTCCTATTGGGACTGCAAATCGGACTTTAA